From a region of the Citricoccus muralis genome:
- the coxB gene encoding cytochrome c oxidase subunit II produces the protein MVLSGCSEQVQRGFLPGTRETTNQSAQITDLWVNSWIAALIVGLAAWGMMLWCMVAYRRRKHDKGYPRQMAYNVPMETLFTVVPVIMVLTLWGFTDRVQREIDTPVEDSPLTVEVYGKQWAWDFNYSYEGEERHYQGVQAQLDGTEGVEETLPTLYLPVDVPVEFELKSRDVIHSFWVPAFLRKLDMVPGKSNFMYLTPTEEGTFQGKCAELCGEYHSEMLFNVEVVSEQEFTSQLSQMEDGHVGDEYNRNPNEHPDGAQNQEVPLQGDGTTREDAGGPTGGEDSTLEGDN, from the coding sequence GTTGTTCGGAGCAGGTTCAACGAGGATTCCTGCCCGGCACACGGGAGACCACCAACCAGTCCGCCCAGATCACTGATTTGTGGGTCAACTCCTGGATCGCAGCCTTGATCGTGGGCCTGGCGGCCTGGGGCATGATGCTGTGGTGCATGGTCGCCTACCGTCGGCGGAAGCATGACAAGGGCTACCCGCGTCAGATGGCGTACAACGTCCCGATGGAGACGCTGTTCACCGTTGTCCCGGTCATCATGGTGCTGACCCTGTGGGGCTTCACCGACCGCGTCCAGCGCGAGATCGACACCCCCGTGGAGGACTCCCCGCTGACCGTGGAGGTCTACGGCAAGCAGTGGGCCTGGGACTTCAACTACAGCTACGAGGGCGAAGAGAGGCACTACCAGGGCGTCCAGGCACAGCTCGACGGCACCGAGGGTGTCGAAGAGACTCTGCCGACCCTGTACCTGCCGGTCGATGTCCCGGTCGAGTTCGAGCTGAAGTCGCGCGACGTCATCCACTCGTTCTGGGTTCCCGCATTCCTGCGCAAGCTGGACATGGTCCCCGGTAAGTCGAACTTCATGTACCTGACGCCGACCGAGGAAGGCACCTTCCAGGGCAAGTGTGCGGAGCTCTGCGGTGAGTACCACTCCGAGATGCTCTTCAACGTCGAGGTCGTCTCCGAACAGGAGTTCACCTCGCAGCTGTCCCAGATGGAAGACGGCCACGTGGGTGACGAGTACAACCGCAACCCGAATGAGCACCCGGATGGCGCCCAGAACCAGGAAGTGCCCCTTCAGGGAGACGGAACCACCCGCGAGGACGCCGGCGGCCCGACCGGTGGCGAAGACTCGACGCTCGAGGGAGATAACTGA
- the ctaD gene encoding cytochrome c oxidase subunit I gives MTTYEYATDDAAAAQPRVVPESKGKVIVNWITSTDHKTIGYMYLITSFMFFCIGGVMALLIRAELFEPGMQLLQTKEQYNQLFTMHGTIMLLMFATPLFIGFANVIMPLQIGAPDVSFPRLNALAFWFFLFGSIIAVAGFLTPQGAASFGWFAYAPLSNTTYSPGVGGDLWVFGLFLQGFGTIMGGVNFITTILTMRAPGMTMWRMPIFTWNTLITAILVIMAFPPLASALGALGMDRRFGGHIFDPENGGAILWQHLFWFFGHPEVYIIALPFFGIVSEIIPVFSRKPIFGYKTLVFATTAIAALSVTVWAHHMYVTGSVLLPFFSLMTMLIAVPTGVKFVNWIGTMWRGSITFENPMLWSLGFMVTFLFGGLTGVILASPPLDFHVSDTYFVVAHFHYVVFGTVVFAMFAGFFFWWPKFTGKMLNERLGKIQFWMLFIGFHGTFLIQHWLGVMGMPRRYADYMVEDGFTLMNQFSTIFSFVLGASLIPFFWNVYITARKGKKITVDDPWGFGGSLEWATSCPPPRHNFHSLPRIRSERPALDLHHPELLPTSPQHEPEVFGEKAAAK, from the coding sequence ATGACCACTTACGAATACGCCACGGATGACGCGGCTGCGGCTCAGCCGCGGGTGGTGCCCGAGTCCAAGGGCAAGGTCATCGTCAACTGGATCACCAGTACCGACCACAAGACCATCGGGTACATGTACCTGATCACCTCGTTCATGTTCTTCTGCATCGGCGGCGTCATGGCGCTGCTGATCCGCGCCGAGCTCTTCGAACCGGGCATGCAGCTGCTGCAGACCAAGGAGCAGTACAACCAGCTGTTCACCATGCACGGCACGATCATGCTGCTGATGTTCGCCACCCCGCTGTTCATCGGCTTCGCCAACGTCATCATGCCGCTGCAGATCGGTGCACCGGATGTCTCCTTCCCGCGACTGAACGCCCTGGCGTTCTGGTTCTTCCTCTTCGGCTCCATCATCGCCGTGGCCGGCTTCCTCACCCCGCAGGGTGCCGCGTCCTTCGGTTGGTTCGCCTATGCGCCGTTGTCCAATACCACCTATTCGCCGGGAGTGGGCGGTGACCTCTGGGTCTTCGGCCTCTTCCTGCAGGGCTTCGGCACGATCATGGGTGGCGTCAACTTCATCACCACGATCCTGACCATGCGTGCCCCGGGCATGACGATGTGGCGCATGCCGATCTTCACCTGGAACACCTTGATCACCGCCATTCTCGTGATCATGGCCTTCCCCCCGCTGGCTTCGGCACTGGGCGCATTGGGAATGGATCGTCGCTTCGGTGGACACATCTTCGATCCGGAGAATGGCGGTGCCATCCTGTGGCAGCACCTCTTCTGGTTCTTCGGGCACCCCGAGGTCTACATCATCGCCCTGCCGTTCTTCGGCATCGTCTCGGAGATCATCCCGGTCTTCAGCCGCAAGCCGATCTTCGGCTACAAGACGCTGGTCTTCGCGACCACGGCCATCGCCGCACTGTCCGTGACCGTGTGGGCACACCACATGTACGTCACCGGCTCCGTGCTGCTGCCGTTCTTCTCGCTGATGACCATGCTGATCGCCGTTCCCACGGGCGTGAAGTTCGTCAACTGGATCGGCACCATGTGGCGAGGATCGATCACCTTCGAGAACCCGATGCTCTGGAGCCTCGGCTTCATGGTCACCTTCCTGTTCGGTGGCCTGACCGGTGTCATCCTGGCCTCGCCGCCGCTGGACTTCCACGTCTCCGACACCTACTTCGTGGTGGCACACTTCCACTACGTCGTCTTCGGCACCGTGGTGTTCGCCATGTTCGCAGGCTTCTTCTTCTGGTGGCCCAAGTTCACCGGCAAGATGCTCAACGAGCGCCTGGGCAAGATCCAGTTCTGGATGCTGTTCATCGGCTTCCACGGCACCTTCCTCATCCAGCACTGGCTGGGTGTCATGGGCATGCCGCGCCGCTACGCCGATTACATGGTTGAGGACGGCTTCACCCTGATGAACCAGTTCTCCACGATCTTCTCCTTTGTCCTGGGCGCCTCGCTGATCCCGTTCTTCTGGAACGTGTACATCACCGCGCGCAAGGGCAAGAAGATCACCGTGGACGATCCCTGGGGCTTCGGTGGCTCCCTGGAGTGGGCGACGTCCTGCCCGCCCCCGCGCCACAACTTCCACTCCCTGCCGCGGATCCGTTCGGAGCGTCCGGCACTGGACCTGCACCACCCCGAACTGTTGCCGACATCCCCGCAGCATGAGCCCGAGGTGTTCGGAGAAAAGGCGGCTGCCAAGTGA